Within Pseudomonas alloputida, the genomic segment TGGTGCCGTCCCATTTGCTGGTCGCGGTGATGGTTGCCGAGCCAGAGGCCACGCCGGTGACCAGACCGGTGCCGCTGACCGTCGCCTTGCCTGGCGCAGAGCTGGTCCAGATAACATCCTGCTGGGCGCCAGCCGGCGACACGGTGGCGGTGAGCTGCTGGGTGCCGGCCACTGCGATGGTCGCGGTAGGTGGCGCCACAGCCACACTGGTCGGCGCCACATACGGCGCGCGGGTGATGGTCGGCGCCACCTTGGCCACGGTGTAGTTCAGGGTGACTTCGATCAGGTCACGCTTGCCGCCGCTCGGCAGATCTCCGTCCACTTCCAGCGACGGGAAGTCCAGGGTGTAGCGGTTTCCTTCGCTGTCGGTGATCGGGAAGGCCACCGCGACGGTGCCCCGGGTGAAGCTGTTCTTCCAGATCTGCCAGGCGCGCTGCGACCAGGCCAGGGTGATGCTGCCGGTGACGGCGGCTTCGGTGGCAATCTGCGCACCGGGACCGAGTTTGTCGGTGCCGATGCAGCGCTGCGCTTGCAGGCCGTTGTCGAGGTTGACGGTAAGTGCTGAGACGCAGGCCACGCCTTCCAGCGACTGACCATCGACCGTCAGGGTGCCGACGTTGATGTTCGACATGAACGGAGTGGTGGTCGGCGGGTTGACGGTGGCGACGGTGTTGGTGTCGCCATCGGCGTAGTCCAAACCGGCCATGGTGAAAGTGGCTGTCACCTTGCCATCGGACGGAACATCCAGCGCGAAGGTCGAAACGTGCATGCCCTTGAACAGGGTGTACACGCCGACATCCGCGAAGTTCTTGGCAATGGTGAAGGTGCGCCGGGTGTCGCCTACGGTCAGCACGTTGGCAGCCCAAGTTCCGTAGAAGGCCGCCTCCAGCAGCTTGTCGAAGCTGCCATAAGACAGCTCGCCGACCAGGTCGCCAGCAATCTCGACGCCAGTGGCTACAGAGCCCTGACTGATGCGCGATTCGGTGATCTCATCGCTGACCTGAGTGCTGACGGTCGGCGACAGGGTGTTGCTGGTCAGGCGCAGGGTATCCCACGCGCCGGTGAGGGGTGTTACACCCGGAGTGACTTCCGGGATCAGGTAGGTGTTCTGTCTTGCGCCGGAACTCATAGGAGTCTCCTTTCTGCGGGCATAAAAAACCCGCTCAAGGCGGGGCGGGTGTTACAGAGTTAAATCACGCGGCATCGAGCCCCAAGGTCATCTGGAGCTGATCGCGCCAGTATTCGACCTGATGTTCCAGTCCCGGCTTTTTGTTGCGCCACCGGGCGAGCTCACGGCCGCTCAGGCTTGCGACCTCCCTTGCGTCATCCAAGGCCCGGCAAGCTCGGTCGAACTGCTGCTTTTCGTTCAGCTCGCCACGCAACAGGGCGTCAATGTGCAGGTCGCACCAGACGGCAAAGTCATCGTCGAGCCAACGAGCGAATGCCACAGCCAGTTTTGGGTGAAGCCAGGTGCCCTGCCCCTTCCCGCCCTTTATTGCCTCGACAAGACCGAAGTGAGATTTTCCCACTTCGGTGTCCAGGCCCAGCGCTCTTGCCAGCGCCTTGAGGTAGCTAATGCTTGCGGGCAGGCGCAGCCAGTCGATCGGGCGCTTGCCGAAACGCTTGGCCACATCGGTGGCATTGATCCACCCGTCGCTATTGAAGCGAACGGCTTGGCCTTGGTAGTGAAACGGAATGACGTTGCTTGCATTCATCGGTAACACCTCGTTCATCAGGCGAATAGATACGCAGCCGGGGCGGACGGATGAACGAACATCCACCGTTCGGCTGTACGGGCCTAGGCTGCGTGTTTCGTTGCCTTGCGGCAGAAAATGGTCAGCCGGCGCGGAACCGGGTGTTTACGTTGATCTGGTAGAAGCCTTCGTACTCGCCAGTATCGATCTGGCTGGTTTCCAGGCACTCCAGCTCGCCACTGCTCCAGTAGGCGAAGTGCGCCTCTAGGGCGTCAGCCAGCTGGTTCAGGCCGCCGATGCCGGTCTGCAGGCGAGCGAAGCACTGCACGGTGATGATGCCCGGCTTGCGGGTGTACGGCTTATCAGCCATGCCGGCCATGAAGGCCGTGGCGTGGCCGATGCTCAGCCTGCACCACAGGCCGTCAGCGGGTGGCTTGAAGACGCCCGAGGTGTCGAGGTTCTGTGCCGGAACCTGGGCGTTCGGGTAGAAGATCCGGTCCTGCGCGATGCCAGTGAAAGCCTTCATGCGGCTGACGATGGCCAGCCTGATCTGTTCATAGGTCATTAGCGGTACGCCTCGGCCACGGACGCAAAGGCCAGCCCGTAGACACCGTTTGGCGCCTGGGTGGAATGCCCGGTTTCTAGGCTCACCGAGTACGGGAGGTTGTTCTGGATGTAGATCGTCGAGTACGGCGGCGCGGCATAGATGGTCGCGGAGCCGGCCTGAATGGTGGCCGATCCTGACGGGTCGATCCGGTTGATTTCGTAGTAGCCAGGCTCATCGATGGTGACGAAGTTGTTACCCCGGAACCGGCCGCCGACGTAGCCTTGACCGGCTGCCCTGGCGCCGACGAAGTAGTTTTCGTTGCGCTCGCGCTTGGTCAGCTTCTTCCGCCCCGCCTCCGCCGCTCGGGCATCGTAGGCATCGGCCATGGCGGTGTTCTTGGCCTTCAGCTCGATG encodes:
- a CDS encoding phage tail tube protein — its product is MSSGARQNTYLIPEVTPGVTPLTGAWDTLRLTSNTLSPTVSTQVSDEITESRISQGSVATGVEIAGDLVGELSYGSFDKLLEAAFYGTWAANVLTVGDTRRTFTIAKNFADVGVYTLFKGMHVSTFALDVPSDGKVTATFTMAGLDYADGDTNTVATVNPPTTTPFMSNINVGTLTVDGQSLEGVACVSALTVNLDNGLQAQRCIGTDKLGPGAQIATEAAVTGSITLAWSQRAWQIWKNSFTRGTVAVAFPITDSEGNRYTLDFPSLEVDGDLPSGGKRDLIEVTLNYTVAKVAPTITRAPYVAPTSVAVAPPTATIAVAGTQQLTATVSPAGAQQDVIWTSSAPGKATVSGTGLVTGVASGSATITATSKWDGTKLGTSTITVS
- a CDS encoding KilA-N domain-containing protein produces the protein MNASNVIPFHYQGQAVRFNSDGWINATDVAKRFGKRPIDWLRLPASISYLKALARALGLDTEVGKSHFGLVEAIKGGKGQGTWLHPKLAVAFARWLDDDFAVWCDLHIDALLRGELNEKQQFDRACRALDDAREVASLSGRELARWRNKKPGLEHQVEYWRDQLQMTLGLDAA
- a CDS encoding DUF4128 domain-containing protein, translating into MTYEQIRLAIVSRMKAFTGIAQDRIFYPNAQVPAQNLDTSGVFKPPADGLWCRLSIGHATAFMAGMADKPYTRKPGIITVQCFARLQTGIGGLNQLADALEAHFAYWSSGELECLETSQIDTGEYEGFYQINVNTRFRAG